One window of Candidatus Nitrospira kreftii genomic DNA carries:
- a CDS encoding putative Outer membrane chaperone Skp has protein sequence MSLNANRRRTRLWYTEWMGLLSVVAMTFTLGGCAGSVSRVDGKVGVINSQRLLNDTNAGKRAKESLTAYSKNRQALMELEERELRRMEEDFVKQSSILSPAAKRDREEQFRRRMQEYQQKAAELNREVQEKQKDVLEGFRDRIETVVAKVAKRLGLQVVVDKSKGGPTIYHEEGLDISSEVIEEFNREYP, from the coding sequence ATGAGTCTGAATGCGAATAGGCGGAGAACTCGCCTCTGGTACACGGAATGGATGGGGCTCTTGAGTGTGGTCGCCATGACGTTTACCCTGGGAGGGTGTGCTGGATCGGTCTCTAGGGTAGATGGGAAGGTCGGGGTGATCAATTCCCAGCGTTTGCTCAATGATACAAATGCAGGCAAGCGGGCCAAAGAGAGCCTGACCGCCTACTCAAAAAATCGACAAGCGTTGATGGAATTAGAGGAGCGAGAGTTACGCCGAATGGAAGAGGATTTTGTCAAACAATCCTCGATCTTAAGCCCTGCCGCCAAGCGCGATCGGGAAGAGCAATTTCGACGGCGCATGCAGGAATATCAGCAAAAGGCGGCGGAGTTAAATCGAGAGGTGCAAGAAAAGCAGAAAGACGTTTTAGAAGGGTTTCGTGACAGGATTGAAACGGTTGTTGCGAAGGTGGCCAAACGTCTTGGGTTGCAGGTCGTCGTCGATAAGAGCAAGGGTGGGCCGACGATTTATCATGAAGAAGGGCTCGATATTTCAAGCGAAGTCATTGAAGAGTTCAACCGCGAATATCCCTAG
- a CDS encoding putative Outer membrane protein assembly factor YaeT — MTLHAVYRRRSFVVAALVVSVLWGLCEAFAQVPEPTVSSIDIRGVKRIEIPAIVGRLTLKVGDLYTPETVRGQIKILYDTGFFEDVQVETESVTEGMAVTFIVQEKPFITEIVFDGNSHLSDDKLKEKTTIKSQTFLDQQLVKASAENIRQLYQHDGYYNAQVIPVIQTLDEDRKRLMFHITEGDKAKIKMVMFEGLRAATKAEMFAAMSTREWIPWYGFFTKLKLPSMVSDAGVLKRDELANDVERIKEVLLNKGYFNVQVGQPSVELTEDKKWFTVTYHIAEGEPFTIGEIGFRGHTVFEEPELREGLRIKEGEIFQRAKIRDEMTRLTDLYGSKGYSFAEVAPGVNPNNVERTVSIIFSIREGEMMRIRQINIYGNDKTRDNVIRREIRVDEQDVIDTASLKRSFQRLNNLNFFETVEILPAQVAPDKVDLNVRVKEKPTGMFSIGGGFSTLDRLVAIADITQGNLGGYGYLGRIRGQLGQRRSLGHITFRNPYLYDSLTSLQVDGYRSLTNFLSYFEERTGGNVTLGRWLSEYVTGSIGIFGEQITFRDPQLGICPDLVPIVCRQLGTRSSTGFRTTLFRDTRDYYIDPRSGWRFGGGFDVGTPYLGGTNNFIKYYVDVVKVTPLPLDMRVSVRARYGEVHALGGTEIPLNERFFVGGINTMRGFAFGRAGPVVPTTRAPFGAAKQLIFNTELIFTISAEAKLNGVLFFDYGKGFDDGEPLSFDLRPAAGLEGRWISPFGPLRVAYGINLDARTGERFGVFEFTIGTLF, encoded by the coding sequence GTGACCCTGCATGCCGTTTACAGGCGTCGATCGTTCGTAGTCGCGGCTCTAGTCGTCTCCGTGTTGTGGGGCCTGTGTGAAGCATTTGCCCAGGTTCCTGAGCCCACGGTATCGTCGATCGACATCCGTGGAGTTAAACGGATTGAAATTCCGGCGATCGTTGGCCGGCTCACGCTGAAAGTCGGGGATCTGTATACGCCGGAAACCGTGCGTGGTCAGATCAAAATTCTCTACGACACCGGATTCTTCGAAGATGTCCAGGTTGAAACGGAGTCCGTCACCGAGGGAATGGCCGTCACCTTCATTGTCCAGGAAAAACCGTTCATTACCGAGATTGTTTTTGACGGCAATAGTCACTTGAGCGACGATAAGCTGAAGGAGAAAACGACCATCAAGAGCCAGACGTTTCTTGATCAGCAGCTGGTGAAAGCGAGCGCTGAAAACATACGCCAGCTCTATCAGCATGACGGGTATTACAATGCGCAAGTCATCCCGGTTATTCAGACGTTGGATGAAGATCGAAAACGTCTGATGTTCCACATTACGGAGGGCGATAAAGCGAAAATCAAGATGGTGATGTTCGAGGGGCTTCGCGCAGCAACGAAAGCCGAGATGTTCGCTGCGATGTCAACCAGAGAATGGATTCCCTGGTATGGATTCTTTACCAAACTGAAATTGCCGTCTATGGTGTCCGATGCCGGTGTGCTGAAACGTGACGAACTGGCGAACGATGTGGAGCGGATTAAGGAAGTATTGCTCAATAAGGGCTACTTCAATGTTCAGGTCGGCCAGCCGTCCGTGGAGCTGACCGAAGATAAGAAATGGTTCACTGTTACGTATCATATTGCGGAAGGTGAGCCTTTTACCATCGGTGAAATCGGGTTTCGCGGGCATACAGTGTTCGAAGAGCCTGAACTTCGAGAAGGATTGAGGATCAAAGAGGGAGAGATCTTTCAACGGGCTAAAATCAGAGATGAGATGACGCGTCTGACGGATCTCTATGGGAGTAAGGGGTACTCCTTTGCTGAAGTCGCCCCCGGCGTCAATCCGAACAATGTAGAACGGACGGTCAGCATCATCTTCAGCATTAGGGAAGGGGAGATGATGAGGATCCGACAGATCAATATCTATGGAAATGATAAAACGCGAGACAACGTCATCCGTCGAGAAATTCGGGTGGACGAACAGGATGTGATCGATACGGCTTCGTTGAAACGAAGTTTTCAGCGATTGAACAACCTAAATTTCTTTGAGACAGTCGAAATCCTGCCGGCGCAGGTCGCTCCTGATAAGGTTGATCTCAATGTGCGTGTAAAAGAAAAGCCGACTGGCATGTTCAGCATCGGTGGAGGGTTCAGTACGTTGGATCGACTGGTGGCGATCGCCGATATCACACAGGGTAACTTAGGCGGGTATGGCTACCTTGGGCGTATTCGTGGGCAGCTGGGCCAGCGAAGAAGTCTGGGACACATCACATTTCGTAACCCCTACCTGTACGATTCACTCACCTCGCTCCAAGTGGACGGCTATCGAAGTCTGACGAATTTCCTTTCCTATTTTGAAGAACGAACGGGTGGAAATGTGACACTCGGTCGCTGGTTATCGGAGTACGTCACGGGCAGCATCGGTATCTTTGGGGAGCAAATCACCTTCAGGGATCCCCAATTGGGTATTTGCCCGGATCTCGTCCCGATCGTCTGTCGACAGCTGGGGACCCGATCGTCCACGGGATTCCGGACCACGCTTTTCAGGGATACCAGGGACTACTATATCGATCCCAGGAGCGGCTGGCGGTTTGGGGGAGGATTCGATGTTGGAACCCCGTATTTGGGTGGGACCAACAACTTCATCAAGTACTATGTGGATGTGGTCAAGGTCACACCTCTTCCGCTTGATATGAGGGTTTCAGTGCGGGCACGTTATGGAGAGGTCCATGCGCTGGGAGGAACGGAGATCCCGTTGAACGAACGATTCTTTGTGGGTGGGATCAACACCATGCGTGGGTTTGCCTTCGGCCGAGCGGGTCCTGTTGTTCCCACGACGCGCGCGCCATTCGGTGCGGCTAAGCAGTTGATCTTCAATACAGAACTGATCTTTACGATCTCGGCTGAGGCGAAGCTGAACGGAGTCCTCTTTTTCGACTACGGAAAAGGTTTTGATGACGGTGAACCGTTGTCGTTCGATTTGCGACCTGCCGCGGGTCTCGAGGGGCGCTGGATCTCTCCCTTCGGTCCGTTGCGTGTGGCCTATGGGATTAATCTTGACGCGCGAACCGGTGAGCGTTTCGGTGTGTTCGAATTTACAATCGGAACCCTGTTTTAG
- a CDS encoding putative UTP--glucose-1-phosphate uridylyltransferase YngB, translating into MSRFTVRKAVIPAAGLGTRFLPATKASPKEMLPLVDKPLIQYTVEEAVASGIEDIIVVTGRGKRAIEDHFDRSVELEENLKGTGKSQVLHQMRQISNLANFCYVRQAEALGLGHAVLCAQHLIGDEPFAVILGDEIIDADVPALAQLIHVYKKRHGAVLGVQDVPKADVSRYGIVTPKHLAHGLHRVEGMVEKPSPTDAPSTLAVIGRYVLPPEIFPILRRTRPGKNGEIQLTDALKELARKSPMYALEVEGQRHDAGDKLGFLIATVEFALKNPALGAEFRDYLSTRMRTTPTNRRS; encoded by the coding sequence ATGTCTCGTTTCACTGTGAGAAAAGCAGTCATCCCTGCAGCTGGTCTGGGAACACGATTCCTTCCTGCCACGAAGGCCTCTCCCAAGGAGATGTTACCGTTGGTGGATAAACCTCTCATCCAATATACCGTCGAAGAAGCCGTCGCCTCGGGTATCGAAGACATCATCGTCGTCACTGGGCGCGGCAAGCGAGCCATCGAGGACCACTTTGACCGATCCGTCGAATTAGAAGAAAATTTGAAAGGTACCGGGAAGAGCCAGGTCCTCCACCAAATGCGACAAATTTCGAACTTGGCCAATTTCTGTTATGTCAGGCAGGCGGAGGCGCTCGGCTTAGGGCATGCCGTCTTGTGCGCGCAACACCTGATCGGTGATGAGCCATTTGCAGTGATACTGGGAGATGAGATTATCGACGCCGATGTTCCGGCACTCGCGCAATTGATCCATGTCTATAAAAAACGACATGGAGCGGTTCTGGGGGTCCAGGATGTCCCGAAAGCCGACGTCAGCCGATACGGGATTGTCACCCCAAAACACCTTGCACATGGCCTCCATCGGGTTGAAGGTATGGTGGAAAAGCCATCCCCAACGGATGCACCCTCGACCTTGGCCGTCATTGGGCGATATGTGCTTCCGCCGGAAATCTTTCCCATTCTGAGAAGGACTCGGCCCGGGAAAAATGGAGAAATCCAACTGACCGACGCGCTCAAAGAACTTGCGAGAAAATCTCCGATGTATGCGCTAGAAGTCGAGGGGCAGCGTCATGACGCAGGAGACAAACTAGGCTTCCTGATTGCCACCGTAGAGTTCGCTTTGAAAAATCCGGCGTTAGGAGCAGAATTTCGCGACTACCTTTCGACTCGAATGCGTACCACGCCGACTAATCGACGGAGTTGA
- a CDS encoding Lon protease: MTDPNEQDIQPPQNIEVPTQLPLLPVRDIVVFPYMVLPLFVGRDMSIKAIEAALAGNRMIFLATQKALDVENPSPKDIHTIGTVGIIMRMLKLPDERIKILVQGIAKAKITKYIQTDPYYSVRIDKLIDAKPAATTLEAEAVMRTVKEQIERIVSLGKVLIPDVMVVIENLEEPGRLADMVASNLGLKVDATQAVLEISDPIQRLRQVSDILGKEIEVLSMQQKIQAQAKGEMDKTQREYFLREQLKAIQKELGELDERAEEITEFRKRIKDAKMPEKVLKESEKQLKRLEKMHPDTAESATVRTYLEWMVELPWSKRSKDNLELKAAAKVLNDDHYDLEKVKERILEYLAVRKLKEKMKGPILCFVGPPGVGKTSLGKSIARALGREFVRISLGGVRDEAEIRGHRRTYVGALPGRIIQGMKQAGTSNPVFMLDEVDKVGMDFRGDPSAALLEVLDPEQNSAFTDHYLGVPFDLTEVMFITTANLIDPILPALRDRMEVIEIPGYTEEEKLGIAQKYLIPRQLEEHGITNKHVRLTEAAIRQIISHYTREAGVRNLEREIANVMRKVAKKVAEGKGQGFPIDQSNLNKYLGVSKYVPEAELEKDEIGVATGLAWTESGGDVLYIEATVMKGKGQLTLTGHLGDVMKESAQAALSYVRSREKTLNLNPAMFSKQDLHIHVPAGAIPKDGPSAGITMATAIASAFSGTPARRDLAMTGEITLRGRVLPIGGLKEKILAAKRAKLTTVILPRRNKKDLEEIPKHLLKGIQLAFVDTMDDVMKIALRRRTKAASTSNKPPAPPAPARIRPLRSGKGRRPHELPATLRAGRVPTSS, translated from the coding sequence ATGACTGACCCAAACGAGCAAGATATTCAGCCCCCTCAAAACATTGAGGTTCCAACCCAGCTTCCGCTCTTACCGGTTCGGGATATCGTCGTCTTTCCATACATGGTGCTTCCACTCTTCGTCGGACGCGACATGTCGATTAAGGCCATCGAAGCTGCCCTCGCCGGGAATCGAATGATCTTCCTTGCAACACAAAAGGCGCTCGACGTCGAAAATCCTTCACCTAAAGACATCCATACGATCGGCACCGTCGGGATCATCATGCGGATGCTGAAGCTGCCGGATGAGCGCATCAAGATTTTGGTTCAGGGTATCGCCAAAGCAAAAATCACCAAATACATTCAGACCGACCCCTATTACTCCGTCCGAATCGACAAGCTGATTGACGCCAAGCCAGCGGCAACGACACTTGAGGCAGAAGCCGTCATGCGCACCGTCAAAGAACAGATCGAACGGATCGTGAGCTTGGGCAAGGTTTTGATCCCCGATGTCATGGTCGTCATTGAAAACCTCGAAGAGCCGGGCCGACTGGCCGACATGGTGGCCTCAAATCTTGGGTTGAAAGTCGACGCCACTCAAGCCGTCTTGGAAATTTCCGATCCGATCCAGCGCCTTCGCCAGGTGAGCGACATCCTTGGGAAAGAGATTGAAGTCCTCTCGATGCAGCAAAAGATTCAGGCGCAAGCCAAAGGTGAGATGGACAAGACTCAGCGTGAGTACTTTCTCAGAGAACAATTGAAGGCCATTCAAAAAGAGTTGGGCGAACTCGATGAACGGGCGGAAGAAATCACGGAGTTTCGCAAACGCATCAAAGACGCCAAGATGCCTGAGAAGGTGTTGAAAGAATCCGAAAAACAGCTCAAGCGGCTTGAGAAGATGCATCCGGATACGGCCGAATCCGCGACGGTGCGAACGTACCTGGAATGGATGGTCGAATTGCCTTGGTCGAAGCGGTCGAAAGACAATCTTGAGCTGAAAGCGGCGGCCAAGGTATTGAACGACGACCACTATGATCTTGAAAAGGTCAAGGAACGGATTCTCGAATATCTAGCCGTCCGAAAGCTGAAAGAAAAAATGAAGGGCCCGATCCTCTGTTTCGTGGGCCCGCCTGGCGTCGGCAAGACCTCGTTAGGCAAGTCAATTGCCCGTGCATTGGGTCGGGAATTTGTGCGTATTAGCTTAGGGGGCGTTCGCGACGAGGCAGAAATCCGCGGACACCGTCGAACCTATGTAGGTGCGTTACCCGGGCGCATCATCCAGGGGATGAAGCAAGCCGGCACCAGCAATCCGGTATTCATGCTCGATGAGGTGGACAAAGTTGGAATGGACTTTCGAGGCGATCCCTCCGCTGCTTTGCTGGAAGTTCTTGACCCGGAACAAAACAGCGCATTCACCGACCATTATCTCGGAGTTCCCTTCGACCTGACCGAAGTCATGTTCATCACCACGGCCAACTTAATCGATCCCATCCTGCCCGCGCTCCGTGATCGCATGGAGGTCATTGAAATTCCTGGCTACACGGAAGAAGAGAAGCTCGGCATTGCGCAGAAATACCTCATTCCGCGTCAGCTCGAAGAACATGGTATCACGAACAAACATGTCCGGCTCACAGAAGCAGCGATCAGGCAGATTATTTCTCACTACACCAGGGAAGCCGGGGTACGGAACCTTGAACGTGAAATTGCCAATGTCATGCGCAAAGTGGCGAAGAAAGTCGCGGAGGGCAAAGGACAGGGGTTTCCCATCGACCAATCCAATCTCAATAAATATTTGGGGGTGTCGAAGTACGTGCCGGAAGCGGAACTCGAGAAAGATGAGATTGGAGTGGCAACCGGCCTAGCCTGGACCGAATCGGGCGGCGACGTTCTGTACATCGAGGCGACGGTGATGAAGGGTAAAGGCCAATTGACCCTCACCGGGCACCTCGGAGATGTGATGAAGGAATCCGCTCAGGCCGCCCTCAGCTACGTCCGGTCACGAGAAAAGACCTTAAACTTGAATCCTGCGATGTTCAGCAAGCAAGACCTCCACATCCATGTCCCGGCTGGCGCCATCCCTAAAGACGGTCCTTCCGCTGGCATCACGATGGCTACGGCCATTGCTTCGGCGTTTTCCGGCACTCCCGCGAGGCGGGATCTGGCCATGACTGGTGAGATCACCCTGCGCGGTCGCGTGCTTCCGATCGGAGGACTCAAGGAAAAGATCTTGGCGGCAAAACGGGCCAAGCTCACCACCGTCATCCTCCCACGTCGAAACAAAAAAGACCTTGAGGAAATTCCCAAACATCTCCTGAAAGGCATCCAATTGGCGTTTGTCGACACCATGGACGACGTCATGAAGATCGCCCTTCGACGAAGGACCAAGGCTGCGTCGACCTCGAACAAGCCGCCGGCTCCTCCTGCACCTGCCCGCATCCGGCCTTTACGATCCGGAAAAGGCAGACGACCGCACGAACTGCCTGCCACTTTGAGAGCCGGGCGCGTGCCAACTAGCTCATAG
- a CDS encoding putative Outer membrane chaperone Skp, giving the protein MTSVVRALLLGVALLLGQWAGFIYAGEPMRVGVIDQQMVMERTKAGKLALEDMKGYSMTRQKIINSDEQELKELQLSLEDANGKLADAARQEKEEQFRGKAEAFQHRLQEFNREVQLKQRELVAEYSRKIAAAAQVVAQKEGYIAIVDKGSDALMRIVLYHQPALDVTPSVIKEFDRQNP; this is encoded by the coding sequence ATGACGAGTGTGGTGAGAGCGTTACTGCTAGGTGTCGCGTTATTATTGGGGCAATGGGCAGGATTCATCTATGCGGGAGAGCCAATGCGTGTTGGTGTCATCGATCAGCAGATGGTGATGGAACGCACCAAGGCCGGGAAATTGGCTCTGGAAGACATGAAAGGCTATTCGATGACAAGACAGAAGATCATCAATTCCGATGAGCAAGAGCTCAAAGAGTTGCAACTGTCACTCGAAGATGCGAATGGGAAGCTTGCTGATGCAGCGCGGCAAGAAAAAGAGGAGCAGTTCCGGGGCAAAGCCGAAGCCTTTCAGCACCGTCTTCAAGAGTTCAACCGAGAAGTGCAGCTGAAGCAGCGCGAGCTGGTTGCGGAGTATTCGCGTAAGATCGCCGCCGCGGCACAAGTTGTGGCGCAGAAGGAAGGCTATATCGCCATTGTTGATAAAGGTAGTGATGCATTGATGCGGATCGTCCTCTATCACCAGCCCGCGTTGGATGTGACGCCGTCAGTCATCAAAGAATTCGATCGACAGAACCCTTAA
- a CDS encoding UDP-N-acetylglucosamine acetyltransferase — translation MKIHSTAIVDPKAKLDGDVEVGPFCVIGEHVTIGKGTRLLSHVTIDGWTEIGERNEVHPFASIGGPPQHLGYKGEPTKVLIGHDNIIREYVTINRGTVQGGGVTSLASKSILMAYVHVAHDCRLGNQIIMANAASLAGHITIGDHSVIGGLTGVLQFVRIGEYVMVGGCCAIGQDIPPFAFAAGGYRAHLYGLNTVGLQRHGFSVDRIALLRKAFDLLFRSGHRTAEAIRLAKKEFKGQADVAKMLAFMEGTKRGISRAVSLDSEREFDQQV, via the coding sequence GTGAAGATACATTCAACAGCGATCGTGGATCCCAAGGCAAAGCTCGATGGTGACGTGGAGGTCGGGCCGTTCTGTGTAATCGGGGAACACGTAACGATCGGCAAGGGAACCAGACTGCTTTCTCATGTCACAATCGATGGATGGACAGAGATCGGTGAGCGCAACGAAGTGCACCCATTTGCATCGATCGGGGGGCCGCCTCAGCACCTTGGATATAAGGGAGAGCCGACCAAAGTTCTCATCGGCCATGACAACATTATTCGTGAGTACGTGACGATCAACCGAGGGACGGTTCAGGGGGGAGGAGTGACGTCTCTTGCGTCAAAGAGCATTCTTATGGCGTATGTGCATGTGGCACACGATTGTCGGCTCGGCAACCAAATTATTATGGCCAACGCGGCAAGTCTCGCCGGGCACATCACGATCGGAGATCATTCCGTCATCGGAGGGCTAACCGGTGTGCTTCAGTTCGTGCGCATCGGAGAGTATGTGATGGTCGGCGGTTGTTGCGCGATTGGTCAGGATATTCCGCCTTTTGCATTCGCTGCCGGTGGGTATCGAGCCCATCTGTATGGTCTGAACACCGTGGGCTTACAGCGGCACGGCTTCTCGGTTGACCGGATTGCCTTACTCAGGAAGGCGTTTGATCTCCTCTTTCGATCGGGACATCGCACGGCGGAAGCAATACGACTGGCCAAAAAGGAATTCAAGGGACAGGCCGACGTGGCGAAGATGCTTGCGTTTATGGAGGGCACCAAACGAGGAATCTCGCGGGCGGTCAGCCTCGACTCTGAACGCGAGTTTGATCAACAAGTGTGA
- a CDS encoding (3R)-hydroxymyristol acyl carrier protein dehydratase — protein sequence MASVEQDEIQALLPHRYPFLLVDRVKEFEPYKRIVGLKNVTINEPFFQGHFPGRPVMPGVLIIEAMAQVAGVLAFKSGGPVGRTVMYLTGIDEAKFRKPVVPGDQLRFEIEVLKKRPPFWKMQGKAFVENEVVCEAMVTAMVMEEKTEQGKK from the coding sequence ATGGCATCGGTCGAGCAGGATGAGATTCAAGCATTACTTCCACATCGGTATCCCTTTTTGTTAGTGGATCGAGTCAAGGAGTTTGAACCGTATAAGAGAATCGTTGGGCTGAAGAATGTGACGATCAACGAGCCGTTCTTTCAAGGCCATTTCCCTGGTCGTCCGGTGATGCCTGGTGTGCTGATTATTGAAGCGATGGCTCAGGTGGCCGGGGTGCTGGCTTTCAAGTCTGGAGGACCGGTTGGAAGAACCGTTATGTATTTGACAGGGATTGATGAAGCCAAATTTCGGAAACCGGTGGTCCCCGGTGATCAGCTGCGGTTTGAGATCGAAGTGCTCAAGAAGCGCCCACCGTTCTGGAAAATGCAAGGAAAAGCCTTTGTCGAGAATGAAGTAGTGTGTGAGGCCATGGTGACGGCAATGGTCATGGAAGAGAAAACGGAGCAAGGCAAAAAATAG
- a CDS encoding hypothetical protein (conserved protein of unknown function), with protein MSATMPIPMADGRIGVIAGNGRFPIIFADNARKMGLQVSAVAHEGETDPELEQHVDRIHWVKIGQLNKLINAFKADGVRNVVMLGGIKKTHVYSHARPDFRVLALATKLVLWKDDDILRALAAELERDGITICESTFGLEGILVTEGILTSRQPTKKEWIDIRYGWDVARETGRLDIGQCVVIKDRVVVAVEAVEGTDEAIKRGGALAKDGAVVVKRSKPQQDLRFDLPAVGPKTIEVMRSVKASVLAVEAGRSVMLDRELLLSQAEEAGISVIGLTREDKSNSTSSVNE; from the coding sequence ATGTCAGCCACGATGCCCATACCTATGGCGGACGGTCGAATCGGAGTGATCGCAGGAAATGGCCGATTCCCGATCATCTTTGCAGATAATGCCCGCAAGATGGGCCTGCAAGTCTCTGCGGTCGCGCACGAGGGTGAAACAGATCCAGAGCTCGAGCAGCACGTCGACAGGATTCATTGGGTCAAGATCGGCCAGCTCAACAAGCTCATCAATGCTTTCAAAGCCGACGGTGTTCGAAACGTGGTGATGCTGGGTGGGATCAAGAAAACCCATGTCTATAGCCATGCCCGTCCCGACTTCCGCGTGTTGGCGCTCGCCACGAAATTGGTGCTTTGGAAGGATGATGATATCCTCCGGGCACTTGCCGCGGAACTTGAGCGAGATGGAATCACGATCTGTGAATCCACGTTCGGTCTCGAGGGGATCCTAGTCACGGAAGGAATATTAACTTCTCGCCAGCCGACCAAGAAGGAGTGGATCGATATCCGATATGGCTGGGATGTGGCGAGAGAGACGGGGCGTTTGGATATCGGCCAATGTGTGGTCATCAAAGACCGTGTGGTTGTGGCAGTGGAAGCGGTTGAGGGAACCGATGAGGCGATCAAGCGGGGAGGCGCGCTCGCCAAAGATGGGGCGGTCGTCGTAAAACGAAGCAAACCACAACAGGATCTCCGATTTGACCTACCAGCCGTCGGTCCCAAGACGATTGAGGTGATGCGATCGGTGAAGGCGTCGGTCCTCGCGGTTGAGGCTGGTCGCTCCGTGATGCTGGATCGAGAACTATTGCTTAGTCAGGCGGAGGAGGCCGGAATCTCCGTGATCGGGCTTACGCGTGAAGACAAGTCGAACTCCACGAGTTCAGTGAACGAATGA